A region from the Sandaracinus amylolyticus genome encodes:
- a CDS encoding carbonic anhydrase: MKKLVTGFQRFRDHVFEEHRELFHQLASGQSPQALFITCSDSRIQPNLLTQTEPGDLFVVRNAGNIVPPYSPQGCSEAGTIEYAIDVLGVADIVVCGHSGCGAMKALLEPEPPKGLPAVAAWLGHAEPTRRVMQSVYAERPADEKLNVAIQENVLQQMVNLRTHPSVAAKLAAGKLRLHAWVYKIGSGEIFAYDPESIQFRPLIEVTPERLSRRMLADAIGP; encoded by the coding sequence ATGAAGAAGCTCGTGACGGGATTCCAGCGGTTCCGAGACCACGTGTTCGAAGAGCACCGGGAGCTGTTCCATCAGCTCGCGTCCGGGCAGTCGCCGCAGGCGCTCTTCATCACCTGCTCGGACTCGCGCATCCAGCCGAACCTGCTGACGCAGACCGAGCCTGGGGATCTCTTCGTGGTCCGCAACGCCGGCAACATCGTGCCGCCCTACTCGCCCCAGGGCTGCTCGGAGGCGGGCACGATCGAGTACGCGATCGACGTGCTCGGCGTGGCGGACATCGTGGTGTGCGGTCACTCGGGCTGCGGCGCGATGAAGGCGCTGCTCGAGCCCGAGCCGCCGAAGGGTCTGCCCGCGGTGGCGGCGTGGCTCGGCCACGCGGAGCCCACGCGGCGCGTGATGCAGTCGGTCTACGCCGAGCGTCCGGCCGACGAGAAGCTGAACGTCGCGATCCAGGAGAACGTGCTGCAGCAGATGGTGAACCTGCGCACGCATCCGTCGGTCGCGGCGAAGCTCGCGGCGGGCAAGCTCCGGCTGCACGCGTGGGTCTACAAGATCGGCAGCGGCGAGATCTTCGCGTACGACCCCGAGAGCATTCAGTTCCGCCCGCTGATCGAGGTGACGCCGGAGCGCCTGTCGCGCCGGATGCTCGCCGACGCGATCGGCCCGTGA
- a CDS encoding dihydrofolate reductase family protein — translation MRKLKYHVAITLDGFLAHEDHTYEGFLNEGEHVDEFFDSFRTSDIVLMGRKTYDVGLRMGVTSPYPMLRQYVFSRSLERSPDPAVELVRDDVVGCVRALKEEHGKDIWLCGGGELASALLEADLVDEIIVKLSPVVFGTGIPMFARPLQRALSLRSTKSYANGVQLLAYSVTR, via the coding sequence ATGAGAAAGCTGAAGTACCACGTCGCGATCACGCTCGACGGGTTCCTCGCGCACGAGGACCACACGTACGAAGGGTTCCTGAACGAAGGCGAGCACGTCGACGAGTTCTTCGACTCGTTCCGCACGAGCGACATCGTGCTGATGGGCCGCAAGACCTACGACGTCGGCCTGCGGATGGGCGTCACGAGCCCGTATCCGATGCTTCGCCAGTACGTGTTCTCGCGCTCGCTCGAGCGCTCGCCCGACCCCGCGGTCGAGCTGGTGCGCGACGACGTCGTCGGCTGCGTGCGCGCGCTGAAGGAAGAGCACGGCAAGGACATCTGGCTGTGCGGTGGTGGTGAGCTCGCGAGCGCGCTGCTCGAGGCCGACCTCGTCGACGAGATCATCGTGAAGCTCTCGCCGGTCGTGTTCGGCACGGGCATCCCGATGTTCGCGCGACCGCTGCAGCGCGCGCTCTCGCTGCGATCCACGAAGTCGTACGCGAACGGCGTGCAGCTGCTCGCGTACTCGGTCACGCGCTGA
- a CDS encoding DUF2378 family protein: MTAAAHARDGEFVMPDLEASIDLPSRLARCPAAEVKGVFFEPVAERTRRIGKPVGRARYLAFRGYPLTEWLEFLAAASHALYPTLPPREGLRRVGWGAYDGFVQSTVGAVLFGLAGKSPELAVPLVGRAYELVRAHGEVRMLEQGPGRAVFSYRDFWDWPDAWHLGVLEGALRVFRLRGDVRVRVLSERDADLELRWR; the protein is encoded by the coding sequence GTGACCGCTGCAGCCCACGCGCGCGACGGCGAGTTCGTGATGCCCGATCTCGAGGCGTCGATCGATCTCCCGTCGCGCCTCGCGCGCTGCCCCGCGGCCGAGGTGAAGGGCGTCTTCTTCGAGCCGGTCGCCGAGCGCACGCGCCGCATCGGCAAGCCCGTCGGACGCGCGCGATATCTCGCGTTCCGCGGCTATCCGCTCACCGAGTGGCTCGAGTTCCTCGCGGCCGCGTCGCACGCGCTCTATCCGACGTTGCCGCCGCGCGAAGGACTGCGCCGCGTGGGCTGGGGCGCGTACGACGGGTTCGTGCAGAGCACCGTCGGCGCGGTGCTCTTCGGGCTCGCCGGCAAGAGCCCCGAGCTCGCGGTGCCGCTCGTCGGGCGCGCCTACGAGCTCGTTCGCGCGCACGGCGAGGTGCGGATGCTCGAGCAAGGGCCGGGGCGCGCGGTGTTCTCGTACCGCGACTTCTGGGACTGGCCCGACGCGTGGCACCTCGGTGTGCTCGAGGGTGCGCTGCGCGTGTTCCGACTGCGCGGCGACGTGCGCGTCCGCGTGCTGAGCGAGCGCGACGCGGATCTCGAGCTGCGCTGGCGCTGA
- a CDS encoding TlpA family protein disulfide reductase: MDRLRAVIVAALAVAGCGGEEATITPEGAAPVAPSRVEAVAARDEDPARRFCDVSAGFGEGRELALPALEGPSAPTSGWRWINVWATWCPPCVEEMPRIVAWRARLAEEGTPIEPFFVSVDASAEDVATWRAAHPDAPESARLDPTGLPAFFTSLGLDAATSIPIHALVDPTGHVRCVRAGAVAERDYATVRAILRTR; this comes from the coding sequence ATGGATCGATTGCGTGCTGTGATCGTGGCGGCCCTCGCGGTCGCGGGATGCGGTGGAGAAGAGGCGACGATCACGCCGGAGGGCGCGGCGCCCGTCGCTCCATCGCGCGTCGAGGCGGTCGCGGCGCGCGACGAAGATCCGGCGCGTCGCTTCTGCGACGTGTCGGCGGGGTTCGGCGAAGGACGCGAGCTCGCGCTGCCGGCGCTCGAGGGCCCGAGCGCGCCGACCAGCGGATGGCGGTGGATCAACGTGTGGGCGACGTGGTGCCCGCCGTGCGTCGAGGAGATGCCGCGCATCGTCGCGTGGCGTGCGCGGCTCGCGGAGGAAGGCACGCCGATCGAGCCGTTCTTCGTCTCGGTCGACGCGAGCGCCGAGGACGTCGCGACGTGGCGCGCGGCGCACCCGGACGCGCCGGAGTCGGCGCGTCTGGACCCGACGGGCCTCCCCGCGTTCTTCACGTCGCTCGGGCTCGACGCGGCGACGTCGATCCCGATCCACGCGCTGGTCGATCCCACCGGTCACGTGCGCTGCGTGCGCGCGGGCGCGGTCGCGGAGCGCGACTACGCGACCGTGCGCGCGATCCTGAGGACGCGTTGA
- a CDS encoding class II glutamine amidotransferase, with amino-acid sequence MSDPPSVPPRSITPQPSADAPSATGRGPLAEVYAREHKATRLLAMSLDAPVSPSISLRALEHGADAREHGYGWGFAWYPEAGPAALVIKDPTSIGENPMTKLLRDWERFQSTVFVCHLRGAARTLSEQDTHPFAHNWAGRSFVLAHNGDLFGDLEVQLPLEPSSAFAPMGRTDSERAFCWLLERMRSCGAKRLAEIGWERLHEWFRELDTLGTANFLLTDGIDVAVYRDAEGYNTLYSLRLAPPHASTIWRTPDIDVDLTDAEDRNRTAVLFSTIPLSPEPQPAPPDTKKGATPAPPPSPQWVAMTEGQMLVARRGSIIFDSHAGAGAARRIVAPPPVGLDAEERVSRAPEAPAIVISPEKKGRVMTVLHETIYRYEEPVERSKHLFRLQPCHDLGQELIEYSLELNAGGLRRAYDDVFGNQVVRAEIEQPYEELRITARSKVRILHEPSPDLDAPERRVTIPLVWMPWQRQMMTPYLLPPELPETQLQELVEFAMSYVERQDGDLVQTLLDMNTSIFRDFKYVSGSTTLATTAYDVYCSRTGVCQDFANLLICLARLLGIPARYRVGYIFTGGAGRYENTQQSDASHAWAELYLPWAGWTGFDPTNGVLAGRDHVRVACGRNYRDATPTSGTLYKGGRGETLEVAVKVEEVE; translated from the coding sequence GTGAGCGATCCGCCGTCCGTCCCGCCGCGTTCGATCACTCCGCAGCCCTCCGCGGACGCTCCTTCCGCGACGGGCCGCGGCCCGCTCGCCGAGGTCTACGCACGCGAGCACAAGGCCACGCGCCTCCTCGCGATGTCGCTCGACGCGCCGGTCTCGCCGTCGATCTCGCTGCGCGCGCTCGAGCACGGCGCGGATGCGCGCGAGCACGGCTACGGCTGGGGCTTCGCGTGGTACCCCGAGGCCGGGCCCGCCGCGCTCGTCATCAAAGATCCCACGTCGATCGGCGAGAACCCGATGACGAAGCTCCTGCGCGACTGGGAGCGCTTCCAGTCGACGGTCTTCGTCTGCCACCTGCGCGGCGCGGCGCGCACGCTGAGCGAGCAGGACACGCACCCGTTCGCGCACAACTGGGCGGGGCGCTCGTTCGTGCTCGCGCACAACGGCGATCTCTTCGGCGACCTCGAGGTGCAGCTCCCGCTCGAGCCCTCGAGCGCGTTCGCGCCGATGGGCCGCACCGACTCCGAGCGCGCGTTCTGCTGGCTCCTCGAGCGCATGCGCAGCTGCGGCGCCAAGCGCCTCGCGGAGATCGGCTGGGAGCGCCTCCACGAGTGGTTCCGCGAGCTCGACACGCTCGGCACCGCGAATTTCCTGCTCACCGACGGCATCGACGTCGCCGTCTATCGCGACGCCGAGGGCTACAACACGCTCTACTCGCTGCGCCTCGCGCCGCCCCACGCGTCGACGATCTGGCGCACGCCCGACATCGACGTCGACCTCACCGACGCCGAGGATCGCAACCGCACCGCGGTGCTCTTCTCGACGATCCCGCTGTCGCCCGAGCCGCAGCCCGCGCCGCCGGACACGAAGAAGGGCGCGACGCCCGCGCCCCCGCCGAGCCCGCAGTGGGTCGCGATGACCGAGGGGCAGATGCTCGTCGCGCGTCGCGGCTCGATCATCTTCGACTCGCATGCCGGGGCCGGCGCCGCACGCCGCATCGTCGCGCCGCCGCCGGTCGGGCTCGACGCGGAAGAGCGCGTCTCGCGCGCGCCCGAGGCGCCCGCGATCGTCATCTCGCCCGAGAAGAAGGGCCGCGTGATGACGGTCCTCCACGAGACGATCTACCGCTACGAAGAGCCGGTCGAGCGCAGCAAGCACCTCTTCCGCCTCCAGCCCTGTCACGACCTCGGCCAGGAGCTGATCGAGTACTCGCTCGAGCTCAACGCGGGCGGCCTGCGCCGCGCGTACGACGACGTGTTCGGCAACCAGGTCGTGCGCGCCGAGATCGAGCAGCCCTACGAGGAGCTGCGCATCACCGCGCGCTCGAAGGTGCGCATCCTCCACGAGCCCTCGCCCGATCTCGACGCGCCCGAGCGTCGCGTGACGATCCCGCTCGTGTGGATGCCCTGGCAGCGTCAGATGATGACGCCGTACCTGCTCCCGCCCGAGCTGCCCGAGACGCAGCTGCAGGAGCTCGTCGAGTTCGCGATGAGCTACGTCGAGCGCCAGGACGGCGATCTCGTGCAGACGCTGCTCGACATGAACACGTCGATCTTCCGCGACTTCAAGTACGTCTCGGGGTCGACCACGCTCGCGACCACCGCATACGACGTCTACTGCTCGCGCACCGGCGTCTGTCAGGACTTCGCGAACCTGCTGATCTGCCTCGCGCGCCTGCTCGGCATCCCGGCGCGCTACCGCGTCGGCTACATCTTCACCGGCGGCGCGGGGCGCTACGAGAACACCCAGCAGTCCGACGCGAGCCACGCGTGGGCCGAGCTCTACCTGCCCTGGGCGGGCTGGACCGGCTTCGACCCGACGAACGGCGTGCTCGCGGGGCGCGACCACGTGCGCGTGGCCTGCGGGCGCAACTACCGCGACGCGACCCCGACGTCCGGCACGCTCTACAAGGGCGGTCGCGGCGAGACGCTCGAGGTCGCGGTGAAGGTCGAAGAGGTCGAGTAG
- a CDS encoding vitamin K epoxide reductase family protein yields MTQRVLAAIVAVAAALGFAFAAVSTSDFVAHLDRQVHGIHCSFLPGVGTADVSGTTGCHVTLMSPYSSVMRESVWGGIPISLPAMAVFAYLVFFPLALIALRRTGDRRATGFLLAATTLPLLTSIVMGWISLTELDAACKLCIGIYTASTIAFFAALGLFVVAMRAPAGATATTATRGGDAPFERMGPAPRIAARGKRIGGGTLPGGYSPEQTIPADETVRDPVALGHAPTIDLASEEAAAQQPRRLATASEMDRRGAPDRRFGSSPSRTSPDDAPIGWGVLGAAFALGIAFVVLPVVAYAANAPDFDHYLGACGTLPSPADPHRVLVPLGPQTRPLAVTEVLDPLCPACRGFEQRFTGLESASQVSRRALLFPLDSECNWMVDRPIHPGACAISEAILCAGDDAEDVLAWSFEEQEAIRTATTSDPGAAARMASARFPALARCIGSPEVRARLNRALRWAVANQLPVLTPQVYVGDTRICDADTDLGLDWTLARLLERSASR; encoded by the coding sequence ATGACGCAAAGGGTCCTCGCCGCGATCGTCGCGGTCGCGGCCGCGCTGGGGTTCGCCTTCGCCGCGGTCTCGACGTCCGACTTCGTCGCGCACCTCGATCGTCAGGTCCACGGCATCCACTGCTCGTTCCTTCCCGGCGTCGGCACCGCCGACGTGAGCGGGACGACCGGATGCCACGTGACGCTGATGAGCCCGTACTCGTCGGTCATGCGCGAGAGCGTGTGGGGCGGCATCCCCATCTCGCTGCCCGCGATGGCGGTGTTCGCGTACCTGGTGTTCTTCCCGCTCGCGCTGATCGCGCTGCGGCGCACCGGCGATCGACGCGCGACCGGGTTCCTGCTCGCGGCGACCACGCTCCCGCTGCTCACGTCGATCGTGATGGGCTGGATCTCGCTCACCGAGCTCGACGCGGCGTGCAAGCTCTGCATCGGCATCTACACGGCGAGCACGATCGCGTTCTTCGCGGCGCTCGGGCTCTTCGTGGTCGCGATGCGCGCGCCCGCGGGCGCGACCGCGACGACGGCGACGCGCGGAGGCGACGCGCCGTTCGAGCGGATGGGCCCGGCGCCGCGCATCGCCGCGCGCGGCAAGCGCATCGGGGGCGGCACGCTGCCCGGCGGGTACTCGCCCGAGCAGACGATCCCGGCCGACGAGACGGTGCGCGATCCGGTCGCGCTCGGTCACGCGCCGACGATCGATCTCGCGTCCGAAGAGGCGGCCGCGCAGCAGCCGCGACGTCTCGCCACCGCGAGCGAGATGGATCGCCGCGGCGCGCCCGATCGCCGGTTCGGCAGCTCGCCGTCGCGCACGTCGCCCGACGACGCGCCGATCGGCTGGGGTGTGCTCGGCGCGGCGTTCGCGCTCGGCATCGCGTTCGTGGTGCTCCCGGTCGTGGCGTACGCGGCGAACGCGCCCGACTTCGATCACTACCTCGGCGCGTGCGGCACGCTGCCCTCGCCCGCCGATCCGCATCGCGTGCTGGTTCCGCTCGGCCCGCAGACGCGCCCGCTCGCGGTCACCGAGGTGCTCGATCCGCTGTGCCCCGCGTGCCGCGGCTTCGAGCAGCGCTTCACCGGGCTCGAGAGCGCGTCGCAGGTGTCGCGCCGCGCGCTGCTCTTCCCGCTCGACAGCGAGTGCAACTGGATGGTCGATCGCCCGATCCACCCGGGCGCGTGCGCGATCAGCGAAGCGATCCTGTGCGCCGGCGACGACGCGGAGGACGTGCTCGCGTGGTCGTTCGAGGAGCAGGAGGCGATCCGCACCGCGACGACCAGCGATCCCGGCGCGGCCGCGCGCATGGCGAGCGCGCGCTTCCCCGCGCTCGCGCGCTGCATCGGCTCGCCCGAGGTCCGCGCGCGCCTCAACCGCGCGCTGCGCTGGGCGGTCGCGAACCAGCTCCCGGTGCTCACGCCGCAGGTCTACGTCGGCGACACGCGCATCTGCGACGCCGACACCGACCTCGGCCTCGACTGGACGCTGGCCCGCCTTCTCGAGAGGAGCGCGTCGCGATGA
- a CDS encoding OmpA family protein, with translation MTNTMRWSFAGVLALILLLTPVLLATSWQGSASARLEETEAAEAGREMPAVATASEADEAYCTPELRQILRRVLTSCGLIGGSGRGCQPVEARSVATMRGDDFNALFLPMQERGGILQFERAEATLDASDTALIDRVFADRRGASYFFVVARASPEGSVERNRELSRERAEAVMSHLRTTFNDPELDRQVGLLWLGEEYAQLQANFCEWQRSGGEECRPEDLNRSAFVAWIDCVL, from the coding sequence ATGACGAACACGATGCGATGGTCGTTCGCGGGTGTGCTCGCGCTCATCCTGTTGCTCACGCCGGTGCTGCTCGCGACGTCGTGGCAGGGCAGCGCGAGCGCGCGCCTCGAGGAGACCGAGGCTGCCGAGGCGGGCCGTGAGATGCCCGCCGTCGCGACGGCGTCCGAGGCCGACGAGGCGTACTGCACGCCCGAGCTGCGGCAGATCCTGCGCCGCGTGCTCACGAGCTGCGGCCTGATCGGCGGCAGCGGTCGCGGCTGTCAGCCCGTCGAGGCGCGCAGCGTGGCGACGATGCGCGGCGACGACTTCAACGCGCTCTTCCTGCCGATGCAGGAGCGCGGCGGGATCCTCCAGTTCGAGCGCGCCGAGGCGACGCTCGACGCGAGCGACACCGCGCTGATCGATCGCGTCTTCGCCGATCGCCGTGGCGCGTCGTACTTCTTCGTCGTCGCGCGCGCGTCGCCGGAGGGCTCGGTCGAGCGCAACCGCGAGCTCTCGCGCGAGCGCGCCGAGGCCGTGATGTCGCACCTGCGCACCACGTTCAACGATCCCGAGCTCGATCGTCAGGTCGGTCTGCTCTGGCTCGGCGAGGAGTACGCGCAGCTCCAGGCGAATTTCTGCGAGTGGCAGCGCAGCGGCGGCGAGGAGTGCCGCCCCGAGGATCTCAACCGGAGCGCGTTCGTCGCATGGATCGATTGCGTGCTGTGA
- a CDS encoding MFS transporter — protein sequence MTDHATTDPQKKGLGWAFWMLCTMEGFERLAYYGLRVVIGIYIAQVGEPGGLEWTQSDRATIFFWWAIFQSWLPTFTGGIADRYGYKNTIFVSITLKVAGYLLMAVSRDFWPFFTGAMLLATGTALFKPGIQGSLAQNLTKDNGSVGWGIFYWLVNVGAMIGPGFAGWLKDFGWAAVFYGCAGIAALNYGMLFTYKEQASGADVSKPLGEVMKETFVNFFQARLLLFLLCLSGFWLMMYQLWDFHPFFITDWVDSRGIIAALPIPESWTVDLGRGRHIEQEHLLNLNAFLIVLFVIPISRAVKKLRTLTAMLGGMIIATLGILASGLTTSGWMLLLGILFFSLGEMLTGPKKTEYLGYVAPPGKKALYLGYVNIPVGIGQALGAQLSAWLYARWGEKAMLAQRYLAEHDTELLGRDVTWNGDPLTLEQATGVARADAFQRLCDALHQDGAAVTELLWATYDPWVVWLPIAAIGVTSVIGLYLFARAAKKWADMNH from the coding sequence ATGACCGATCACGCGACCACCGATCCGCAGAAGAAGGGCCTCGGCTGGGCCTTCTGGATGCTCTGCACGATGGAGGGCTTCGAGCGCCTCGCCTACTACGGCCTGCGCGTCGTCATCGGCATCTACATCGCGCAGGTCGGCGAGCCCGGCGGCCTCGAGTGGACCCAGTCGGATCGCGCGACGATCTTCTTCTGGTGGGCGATCTTCCAGTCGTGGCTGCCCACGTTCACCGGCGGGATCGCGGATCGTTACGGCTACAAGAACACGATCTTCGTCTCGATCACGCTGAAGGTCGCGGGCTACCTGCTGATGGCGGTCTCGCGCGACTTCTGGCCGTTCTTCACGGGCGCGATGTTGCTCGCGACGGGCACCGCGCTCTTCAAGCCGGGCATCCAGGGCTCGCTCGCGCAGAACCTCACGAAGGACAACGGCTCGGTCGGCTGGGGCATCTTCTACTGGCTGGTCAACGTCGGCGCGATGATCGGCCCCGGCTTCGCGGGCTGGCTCAAGGACTTCGGCTGGGCGGCGGTGTTCTACGGCTGCGCGGGGATCGCGGCGCTCAACTACGGAATGCTCTTCACCTACAAGGAGCAGGCCTCGGGCGCCGACGTGAGCAAGCCGCTCGGCGAGGTGATGAAGGAGACCTTCGTCAACTTCTTCCAGGCGCGGCTGCTGCTCTTCCTGCTCTGCCTCAGCGGCTTCTGGCTGATGATGTATCAGCTGTGGGATTTCCATCCCTTCTTCATCACCGACTGGGTCGACAGCCGCGGCATCATCGCGGCGCTCCCGATCCCCGAGAGCTGGACCGTCGATCTCGGACGCGGCCGGCACATCGAGCAGGAGCACCTGCTCAACCTGAACGCGTTCCTGATCGTGCTGTTCGTCATCCCGATCAGCCGCGCGGTGAAGAAGCTGCGCACGCTGACCGCGATGCTCGGCGGGATGATCATCGCGACGCTCGGCATCCTCGCGTCGGGCCTCACGACGAGCGGCTGGATGCTGCTCCTCGGCATCCTCTTCTTCTCGCTCGGCGAGATGCTCACGGGCCCGAAGAAGACCGAGTACCTCGGCTACGTCGCGCCGCCGGGCAAGAAGGCGCTCTACCTCGGCTACGTGAACATCCCGGTCGGCATCGGACAGGCGCTCGGGGCGCAGCTCTCGGCGTGGCTCTACGCGCGGTGGGGCGAGAAGGCGATGCTCGCGCAGCGTTATCTCGCGGAGCACGACACCGAGCTGCTCGGGCGCGACGTGACGTGGAACGGCGATCCGCTGACGCTCGAGCAGGCGACGGGCGTCGCGCGCGCCGATGCGTTCCAGCGGCTCTGCGACGCGCTCCACCAGGACGGCGCGGCGGTCACCGAGCTGCTGTGGGCGACCTACGATCCGTGGGTCGTGTGGCTCCCGATCGCGGCGATCGGCGTGACGTCGGTCATCGGTCTCTACCTCTTCGCGCGCGCCGCGAAGAAGTGGGCCGACATGAACCACTGA
- a CDS encoding tetratricopeptide repeat protein, whose translation MARWLAASWTALALALALPSVVAAQDGTPPASSSQSSSRDAEARALFEAGRVAFADGRFEDALEYFERSHELSGRPELLYNIGTSSDRLRREREAVSAFEAYLAALPDAPNRREVEGRLRVLREEIAREDEQAAAVAAAEAAAAQDAASAPSAAPASESAERDDGGGEDVLTSWWLWTIIGVVVAGGVAGAVVAATTTREDVYPPYVTGDGGAIAITLTVPIP comes from the coding sequence ATGGCCCGATGGCTCGCTGCCTCGTGGACCGCTCTCGCCCTCGCGCTCGCGCTCCCGAGCGTCGTGGCGGCGCAGGACGGGACCCCGCCCGCGTCCTCCTCGCAGTCGTCGTCGCGTGACGCCGAAGCGCGGGCGCTGTTCGAGGCGGGGCGCGTCGCGTTCGCCGACGGGCGCTTCGAGGACGCGCTCGAGTACTTCGAGCGCTCGCACGAGCTCTCGGGGCGCCCCGAGCTGCTCTACAACATCGGCACGAGCTCGGATCGCCTGCGGCGCGAGCGCGAGGCGGTGAGCGCGTTCGAGGCGTACCTCGCGGCGCTGCCCGACGCGCCGAACCGCCGCGAGGTCGAAGGTCGGCTCCGCGTGCTGCGCGAGGAGATCGCGCGCGAGGACGAGCAAGCGGCAGCGGTCGCGGCGGCCGAGGCGGCCGCGGCGCAGGACGCGGCGAGCGCGCCGAGCGCCGCGCCGGCGAGCGAGTCGGCCGAGCGCGATGACGGCGGCGGCGAGGACGTGCTGACGTCGTGGTGGCTGTGGACGATCATCGGCGTGGTCGTCGCGGGCGGTGTCGCGGGCGCGGTGGTCGCGGCGACGACGACGCGCGAGGACGTGTACCCGCCCTACGTGACCGGCGACGGCGGAGCGATCGCGATCACGCTGACGGTGCCGATCCCGTGA
- a CDS encoding helix-turn-helix transcriptional regulator produces MLTTRAFAPPRALARFVECVRVIDAPELARLRYERLPDGKTELVVRIDGRGADAGAMGTRTRAVSKDAGPLASAVVVRFRAAGAYPFFGMPMSELTDRHTSIETLWGGSGRALEDALAGARSGEARVRVMLSALEARLASDRVFEPAAAATVRRATRTIAAMETLPRVDALAAHVGLSERQLRRAFDAVIGVGPKHYLRIVRFQRAIAMLRADVPRPPWGVIARDAGYFDQAHMIAELREMTGRAPSELARRLAERRRELALRNP; encoded by the coding sequence GTGCTGACGACCCGCGCGTTCGCTCCGCCCCGCGCGCTCGCGCGCTTCGTCGAGTGCGTGCGCGTGATCGACGCGCCCGAGCTCGCACGCCTGCGCTACGAGCGCCTGCCCGACGGCAAGACCGAGCTCGTGGTGCGCATCGACGGACGCGGCGCGGACGCGGGCGCGATGGGCACGCGCACCCGCGCGGTCAGCAAGGACGCGGGCCCGCTCGCCTCGGCGGTGGTGGTGCGCTTCCGCGCGGCGGGCGCGTATCCGTTCTTCGGCATGCCGATGTCGGAGCTCACCGATCGCCACACCTCGATCGAGACGCTCTGGGGCGGCAGCGGGCGCGCGCTCGAGGACGCGCTCGCGGGCGCGCGCAGCGGCGAAGCGCGGGTGCGCGTGATGCTCTCCGCGCTCGAGGCACGGCTCGCGAGCGATCGTGTGTTCGAGCCCGCCGCGGCCGCCACGGTACGCCGCGCGACGCGCACGATCGCGGCGATGGAGACGCTCCCGCGCGTCGACGCGCTCGCCGCGCACGTCGGGCTCAGCGAGCGCCAGCTCCGCCGCGCGTTCGACGCAGTGATCGGCGTCGGCCCCAAGCACTACCTGCGCATCGTGCGGTTCCAGCGCGCGATCGCGATGCTGCGCGCCGACGTGCCCCGGCCCCCGTGGGGCGTGATCGCGCGCGACGCGGGCTACTTCGACCAGGCGCACATGATCGCCGAGCTCCGCGAGATGACCGGCCGCGCGCCCTCGGAGCTCGCCCGGCGGCTCGCGGAGCGGCGGCGCGAGCTGGCGCTACGGAATCCGTAG
- a CDS encoding nuclear transport factor 2 family protein: MADSSNRWSAAGGISIGMHTNDPRRALVTEAFARAAEGDFERFFAMMSDDCRWTISGTSRFSRSFATKPVILEQLIAPLRSRIEGAMRIAASRVIADGELVVVEARGDNVTKKGARYDNQYCFVMRFEGERVAEITEYVDTALVDRVFG; encoded by the coding sequence ATGGCCGATTCTTCCAATCGGTGGAGCGCGGCGGGCGGCATCTCGATCGGCATGCACACGAACGATCCGAGACGAGCCCTCGTCACCGAGGCCTTCGCGCGCGCCGCGGAGGGCGACTTCGAGCGCTTCTTCGCGATGATGTCCGACGACTGTCGGTGGACGATCAGCGGGACCTCGCGGTTCTCGCGCAGCTTCGCGACCAAGCCGGTGATCCTCGAGCAGCTGATCGCGCCGCTGCGGTCGCGCATCGAGGGCGCGATGCGCATCGCCGCGTCGCGCGTGATCGCCGACGGCGAGCTCGTCGTCGTCGAGGCGCGCGGCGACAACGTGACGAAGAAGGGCGCGCGCTACGACAACCAGTACTGCTTCGTGATGCGCTTCGAGGGCGAGCGCGTCGCCGAGATCACGGAGTACGTCGACACCGCGCTCGTCGATCGCGTCTTCGGATGA
- a CDS encoding GNAT family N-acetyltransferase has protein sequence MKWTKGEHEIDTEKTRLDVGLIHRFLAEDSYWAKGISRERVERAIERSCCFGLYRGARQLGYARVVSDEVTFAYLCDVFVLPDARGAGLGKWLVEVSTGQHQVRRWMLGTLDAHGLYAQHGFAPMREPQRFMERLDPDIYTRGG, from the coding sequence ATGAAGTGGACCAAGGGCGAGCACGAGATCGACACCGAGAAGACGCGCCTCGACGTGGGCCTGATCCATCGCTTCCTCGCCGAGGACTCGTACTGGGCGAAGGGCATCTCGCGCGAGCGCGTGGAGCGCGCGATCGAGCGCTCGTGCTGCTTCGGGCTCTACCGTGGCGCGCGCCAGCTCGGCTACGCGCGCGTCGTGAGCGACGAGGTCACGTTCGCCTATCTCTGCGACGTCTTCGTGCTCCCGGACGCGCGCGGCGCCGGCCTCGGCAAGTGGCTCGTCGAGGTGAGCACCGGTCAGCACCAGGTGCGGCGATGGATGCTCGGCACGCTCGACGCGCACGGCCTCTACGCCCAGCACGGCTTCGCGCCGATGCGCGAGCCACAACGATTCATGGAAAGACTGGATCCGGACATCTACACGCGTGGTGGATGA